The genomic segment TCTTTGCCGGTCACCACACCTTTGTCGGTATAAAGAGTACGCAACCGCTTGTCATCTTCAAATTCTTTTAAACGGCGGGCCTTAGCTTCTTTTGCCTGCACTGTAGAGATGGCAACTCCTTGTTTACGAGCTTCTGCAATTACAATGTCGATCTGTTCCTCCGATACACAATGAACCAAACCACGACTTCCGTTAAAGTCACCAAGAAAACCATTTTTGTTAAAGTAACCAAGGAAACCATTTATTGCACTATTCATATGCTCAAGGTCAATAAGAGCAACACGTCTAGGGCCATGAAACTCAGGAATTTCATTTAGAATAGGAATATTGCGCCAGGTAACATCATTAAAACCTGTCTTTGCTACGAAGATGGCAAGTTGGCGTGCTGTTTCATTTAATTCTCTAGAGTATGTATGATAAAGTTCTTCCTGTGCACTTTCATTAGGATTAAAGTCAAGACTCTCTTCAGCAATGAGTGTGTAAGCTACTCCGCTGACTTCAACATCAAATTTTCTGCCATGAGGTATAATTAATAGACCTAAGTCATTAGCTAAGCATACCTTCTTCGCTTCAATCATATTATCAAAGCGCTCATTACTAATGGCTTTAGAATTTAGCCACTTACCACCTCGAAAAACTGAAATCCCTGGGCGAGCCATTTTATAAACAACATTTGAGGTTTCTTTAATTCTGAAAACTAAATTATTTCCTTTTGCTAGCCATTTTATAGCTTCATCATCTTCTCTGCTAATGATCTTGGGAATAAGTTGTTGGATCTTGGCTGCTGTAACCTCTGAAATATTTATCCCTTTTTCAAGTTTTTGCTTAGGATCGATGAGCTTAAAACTATGCTGTGAGCGCAAAGCAGTCTTTGCGATAAGCATGATGAGCGGAATAATGATAGTAAAATAAGAAAGAAATCTTCCCACTCTTGCTAAGACAGAAGATCTTGTCTCTGAGAGAATAACTTTTTCTTGTCCTGTTTTTGTACGACCTTGAATTACCTGAGCCTTCTTTCCCCCTAAATAAAAATAATTATCTACCTTCTCAAGAAGGAAAAGAGCAGTAGACTTTGGAGAAGTTTGATAAGTTATAGGGGTAAAAAAACTTAATTTAGACATTTATAGTTATCCTAATTTTATGACATAAGCTTGAGAAAATTTGCCTTAGAGCACGAGCAGCTGGTTCTTCCCACAACCTAGCGATACACCTCTCGCCTATGTCCAATTTCAACAACCAGGACGATTAGAACACTTTTTTGATGGAATACACAATACGATAATCTCCCGAACGTATGCGATATAAAGCAGTTTT from the Neochlamydia sp. AcF84 genome contains:
- a CDS encoding DUF648 domain-containing protein, whose protein sequence is MSKLSFFTPITYQTSPKSTALFLLEKVDNYFYLGGKKAQVIQGRTKTGQEKVILSETRSSVLARVGRFLSYFTIIIPLIMLIAKTALRSQHSFKLIDPKQKLEKGINISEVTAAKIQQLIPKIISREDDEAIKWLAKGNNLVFRIKETSNVVYKMARPGISVFRGGKWLNSKAISNERFDNMIEAKKVCLANDLGLLIIPHGRKFDVEVSGVAYTLIAEESLDFNPNESAQEELYHTYSRELNETARQLAIFVAKTGFNDVTWRNIPILNEIPEFHGPRRVALIDLEHMNSAINGFLGYFNKNGFLGDFNGSRGLVHCVSEEQIDIVIAEARKQGVAISTVQAKEAKARRLKEFEDDKRLRTLYTDKGVVTGKEPIQVDLASLGLDLTEESDLKWEKQTVTLREVAEDVIAEMNRLIQNSSDQASTKGKRYFVLNTSKDPFSIYSTLGLPSAKVFITEEEEKQLWLRRIVQALVDKGHIFKLDQVNGHGYFIQA